One genomic region from Amaranthus tricolor cultivar Red isolate AtriRed21 chromosome 12, ASM2621246v1, whole genome shotgun sequence encodes:
- the LOC130828325 gene encoding protein ROOT PRIMORDIUM DEFECTIVE 1, producing MKVKLHLTNYFHFHSSPTSPIKFGPFNHFVQKRWKKPADTAQTRLENRTRDLKLDLLTSQTRKLNIALQLLDIMSQRRRPYVSVQIMSRWTNLVGLNVGMGDFLREYPHVFEIFIHPVRKNVCCSVTEKMMGLIEEEKSVLKESELENVRRIKKLLMMSKEGMLHLHALRLVRRELGLPLDFRESILRKYSDDFKLVDLEVVALVKRDECLAVSDVEKWREKEYREKWLSEFETKYAFPIYFPTGFKKEKGFNEKLKNWQRVSYVKPYEKEGKRSRTKGGIERLEKRVVAILHEFLSLTIEKMMDVERFVHFRKDLGMDVNLRELLLNHPGIFYISTKGGTQTVFLREAYCKGGLIDPNPLYNVQRKMMDLILLHRRNTNELKVEKVSNEKRNASSSKIVEGTSDGDWVIPLLERSDD from the coding sequence ATGAAAGTCAAACTCCATTTGACCaactattttcattttcattcatctCCAACTTCACCCATCAAATTTGGTCCTTTCAATCACTTCGTCCAAAAAAGATGGAAAAAACCCGCTGATACAGCCCAAACCCGCTTAGAGAACCGAACCCGGGACCTAAAACTTGACTTGTTAACATCCCAAACTAGGAAACTCAACATTGCCCTCCAACTGTTAGATATAATGTCTCAAAGAAGACGACCTTATGTTTCAGTACAAATTATGTCTCGTTGGACTAATCTTGTTGGTCTTAATGTTGGTATGGGTGATTTCCTACGAGAATACCCGcatgtttttgaaatttttattcaCCCTGTTAGGAAGAATGTGTGTTGTAGTGTTACTGAAAAAATGATGGGTTTGATTGAGGAAGAAAAATCTGTATTGAAGGAATCTGAGTTGGAAAACGTTAGACGAATTAAGAAGCTTTTGATGATGTCAAAAGAGGGTATGCTTCATTTACATGCCTTGAGATTAGTTAGACGAGAACTGGGTTTGCCACTTGATTTCCGAGAGTCGATATTAAGGAAGTATAGTGATGATTTTAAGTTGGTTGATCTTGAGGTAGTGGCTTTAGTGAAAAGAGATGAATGTTTAGCAGTTTCTGATGTAGAAAAGTGGAGGGAAAAGGAGTATAGGGAGAAATGGTTGAGTGAATTTGAGACCAAGTATGCCTTCCCCATATATTTTCCTACAGGTTTTAAGAAAGAGAAAGGGTTTAATGAAAAGTTAAAGAATTGGCAAAGAGTGTCTTATGTGAAGCCTTATGAAAAAGAGGGAAAGAGAAGTAGAACCAAAGGTGGGATCGAGCGTTTGGAGAAGAGGGTGGTGGCTATTTTACACGAGTTTTTGAGCTTGACTATTGAGAAAATGATGGATGTTGAAAGATTTGTGCACTTTCGGAAGGATTTGGGTATGGATGTTAATTTGCGTGAACTTTTGTTAAATCATCCTGGGATATTCTATATCTCCACTAAAGGAGGCACTCAAACGGTTTTTCTTAGGGAGGCTTATTGCAAAGGTGGTTTAATTGACCCCAACCCTCTGTATAATGTTCAAAGAAAAATGATGGACCTTATATTGCTTCATAGACGTAATACGAATGAGTTGAAGGTTGAGAAAGTTAGCAATGAGAAGAGAAATGCATCATCAAGTAAGATTGTGGAAGGTACAAGTGATGGAGATTGGGTAATTCCTCTTTTAGAGAGATCTGATGATTGA